In uncultured Draconibacterium sp., one genomic interval encodes:
- a CDS encoding GTP-binding protein: MEHQNKIPVNIITGFLGAGKTTLINNLLKKYEGTQFALVENEFGEVAIDTKLIKGVDASQMFELKQGCICCTITDEYELVLQELAERFPDVEHLLIETTGVADPAGVVQPFFRDEKLKELYSFNGTICLVDALHFKDQPEQEIILKQLAVADLILINKSEVLTTEEKDRWLEDMRKLNLFAQLVFSEYGSADGVNLNNIAQKTRTVFDFMSLPSAHSHIETKLMEFDTPIPKEEFLRWFSYLMDVNKRLIYRTKGILYFENEPFEFILQGIGGSFELTEGDLVVEPGESKIVFIGKLENIRF, encoded by the coding sequence TTGGAGCATCAAAATAAAATACCAGTAAACATAATTACCGGCTTTCTCGGAGCCGGTAAGACTACTTTAATCAATAACCTGTTGAAAAAGTACGAGGGGACACAATTTGCCCTTGTTGAAAATGAATTTGGCGAAGTGGCTATCGATACAAAACTGATAAAAGGAGTGGATGCCAGTCAGATGTTTGAATTAAAACAAGGCTGTATTTGCTGCACTATCACTGATGAATATGAGCTGGTTTTACAGGAACTGGCAGAGCGTTTCCCTGACGTTGAGCATTTATTGATTGAAACAACCGGTGTTGCAGATCCTGCAGGAGTAGTTCAACCCTTTTTTCGCGACGAGAAACTAAAGGAGCTTTACAGCTTCAACGGAACCATTTGTTTAGTGGATGCCTTGCATTTTAAAGATCAGCCTGAACAGGAGATCATTCTGAAACAGCTGGCAGTGGCCGATCTTATACTGATTAATAAATCGGAAGTTCTGACAACGGAAGAAAAGGACAGATGGCTGGAGGATATGAGGAAGTTGAATTTGTTTGCACAACTTGTTTTTTCTGAATATGGAAGTGCCGACGGAGTTAACTTGAATAACATAGCTCAAAAAACTCGTACGGTTTTCGATTTTATGTCGCTCCCTTCTGCTCATTCGCACATCGAAACAAAACTAATGGAATTTGATACACCCATTCCAAAAGAGGAATTTCTTCGTTGGTTTTCGTATTTGATGGATGTAAATAAACGTCTCATTTATCGGACCAAAGGAATACTTTACTTCGAGAACGAACCATTTGAATTTATTTTGCAGGGAATTGGCGGCAGTTTTGAATTAACAGAAGGTGATTTGGTCGTTGAACCGGGTGAAAGCAAAATTGTGTTTATCGGGAAACTGGAAAATATTCGCTTCTGA
- a CDS encoding sulfite exporter TauE/SafE family protein, with protein MEWYMILALVGTGIAAGFINTTAGGGSMLTIPLLMFIGLPAKIANGTNRIAILLQNVIAVKTFKQKNVLDFTKDYRLAIPAIAGSIIGALFAVEIDPKLLKNIIAGLMVVLLLLVVLKPEVWITDQIGKVNPKPSPLQYVIFFAIGLFGGFIQMGVGFFLLAGLVLGCGHNLVRANAIKVFIVLIYTIFSLGIFIYNKQVDIVAGLILAAGNMFGAWLGANFTVRGGAKYVRYVLILAMLIVILNLFGVL; from the coding sequence ATGGAATGGTACATGATACTGGCACTTGTAGGAACCGGAATTGCCGCCGGATTTATTAACACCACAGCAGGGGGCGGCTCCATGTTAACCATTCCTCTGTTGATGTTTATCGGGTTGCCGGCCAAAATTGCCAATGGCACCAACCGAATCGCCATTCTGCTGCAAAATGTTATTGCGGTAAAAACCTTCAAACAGAAGAATGTTCTTGATTTTACAAAGGATTACCGGCTGGCAATTCCTGCCATTGCCGGATCGATCATCGGGGCACTGTTTGCTGTTGAAATTGATCCCAAGCTCTTAAAAAATATTATCGCCGGACTAATGGTGGTTTTGTTGCTGTTAGTGGTTTTAAAACCTGAGGTATGGATTACCGATCAGATTGGGAAGGTTAATCCTAAACCGTCGCCACTGCAATACGTTATTTTTTTTGCAATAGGTTTATTCGGCGGATTTATTCAGATGGGCGTAGGATTTTTTCTGCTGGCCGGTTTGGTTTTGGGCTGTGGTCATAATCTGGTGCGCGCCAATGCAATAAAGGTTTTTATTGTTTTAATTTACACCATTTTTTCCCTCGGAATATTTATTTATAATAAACAAGTTGACATTGTTGCGGGTTTAATACTGGCTGCCGGAAATATGTTCGGGGCATGGCTGGGCGCTAACTTTACCGTAAGAGGAGGTGCAAAATACGTTCGTTACGTGCTGATTCTGGCCATGCTAATTGTGATTTTAAATTTGTTTGGGGTATTGTAG
- the glyA gene encoding serine hydroxymethyltransferase, translating to MKRDTLVFDIIRKEHERQLGGIELIASENFVSEQVMEAMGSVMTNKYAEGYPGKRYYGGCQFVDMTEQLAIDRIKELYGAAWANVQPHSGAQANAAVLSVILKPGDTFLGLDLSHGGHLSHGSHVNSSGILYNPVAYKVKEDTGRVDYDEMEALAIEHKPKLIIGGASAYSREWDYKRMREIADKVGALFMVDMAHPAGLIAAGLLDNPVKYAHVVTSTTHKTLRGPRGGIILMGEDFENPWGITTPKGVVRTMSSLLDSAVFPGQQGGPLEHVIAAKAVAFGEALEPEYKEYQAQVKKNAAVMAQAFVDLGYKVISGGTDNHSMLIDLRTKYPEITGKVVENTIVNAEITINKNMVPFDSRSPFQTSGLRVGTPAITTRGVKEDLMPEIVQLIDDSIANIHNEAYIKAVGEKVHKLMKDFPLFAY from the coding sequence ATGAAGAGAGATACTTTGGTTTTTGATATTATCAGGAAGGAACACGAACGTCAGTTGGGCGGAATTGAGCTGATTGCTTCAGAGAACTTTGTAAGTGAGCAGGTTATGGAGGCAATGGGTTCGGTAATGACCAACAAGTACGCTGAAGGTTATCCGGGAAAAAGATATTATGGTGGTTGTCAGTTTGTTGATATGACCGAGCAATTGGCCATCGACCGTATTAAAGAATTGTACGGCGCTGCCTGGGCCAATGTTCAGCCACACTCGGGTGCACAGGCCAATGCTGCTGTATTGAGTGTTATTCTTAAGCCGGGCGATACTTTCCTCGGACTTGACCTTTCGCATGGTGGTCACCTTTCGCATGGTTCGCATGTAAACTCATCGGGTATTCTTTACAATCCGGTAGCCTATAAGGTAAAAGAAGATACCGGTAGGGTTGATTACGATGAGATGGAAGCGCTGGCCATCGAACACAAACCAAAGTTGATTATTGGTGGTGCTTCGGCATACAGTCGCGAGTGGGATTACAAACGCATGCGCGAAATTGCTGATAAAGTTGGTGCATTGTTTATGGTGGATATGGCTCACCCGGCTGGTTTAATTGCTGCCGGTTTGCTTGATAACCCTGTAAAATATGCGCATGTTGTAACATCAACAACTCATAAAACACTACGCGGACCTCGCGGTGGTATCATCCTGATGGGTGAAGATTTTGAAAATCCATGGGGTATTACCACTCCAAAAGGTGTGGTTCGTACCATGTCTTCACTGCTTGATTCAGCAGTTTTCCCTGGTCAGCAGGGAGGACCGCTTGAGCACGTAATTGCTGCAAAAGCTGTTGCGTTTGGCGAGGCATTGGAACCGGAATACAAAGAATACCAGGCACAGGTGAAAAAGAATGCTGCTGTTATGGCACAGGCTTTTGTTGATCTGGGTTACAAAGTAATTTCTGGTGGTACTGATAACCACTCGATGTTGATCGACTTGCGTACAAAATACCCTGAGATCACTGGTAAAGTGGTTGAAAATACCATTGTAAATGCAGAAATTACCATTAACAAAAACATGGTTCCTTTTGATAGCCGTTCTCCATTCCAAACTTCAGGTTTGCGTGTAGGTACTCCGGCGATTACAACCCGTGGTGTAAAAGAAGATCTAATGCCTGAAATCGTTCAGTTGATCGACGATTCGATTGCAAACATTCACAACGAGGCATACATTAAAGCAGTTGGCGAAAAAGTTCACAAATTAATGAAGGACTTCCCGCTGTTTGCATACTAG
- the odhB gene encoding 2-oxoglutarate dehydrogenase complex dihydrolipoyllysine-residue succinyltransferase — protein MIIEIKVPSPGESITEVEIGSWLVEDGAVVAKDQEIAEVESDKATLTIVASEGGKIEIKSEEGEAVEVGAVVCTIDTSVEAPAAESSQSQSQSAAESVSEDQASETKESATGDELSEAKSRPVASGHDNVKVTSVAKEMMKEHGLSVDDVIKGLKRLGKKEVEAVVNAPQAATAAIPQKEATRDEERQRMSSLRRKLSARLVSVKNETAMLTTFNEIDMSYVMDMRKKHQQKFVETHGFKLGFMSFFTKAVATAMDFHPMVNAQIDGEEIVMPQFVDVGIAVSTPKGLMVPIVRNAESKSIPAIELEIKELAEKARNKKITVEELQGGTFTITNGGVFGSLLSTPILNPPQSGILGMHNIVERPVAVNGQVVIRPMMYVALSYDHRIIDGKDSVGFLVKLKELLENPERLFTGGKDAGELMLGI, from the coding sequence ATGATTATTGAAATCAAAGTTCCCAGTCCGGGAGAATCTATAACCGAAGTTGAAATTGGCAGTTGGCTTGTTGAAGATGGAGCAGTTGTTGCCAAAGATCAGGAAATAGCCGAAGTGGAGTCGGATAAAGCCACACTGACCATTGTTGCCAGCGAAGGCGGTAAAATAGAGATTAAGTCGGAAGAAGGAGAAGCTGTAGAAGTTGGTGCAGTGGTTTGTACTATCGATACAAGCGTAGAAGCACCGGCTGCTGAAAGTAGTCAGTCTCAGTCTCAGTCAGCAGCAGAATCAGTCAGCGAAGATCAAGCATCTGAGACGAAGGAATCAGCAACAGGAGATGAGTTGAGCGAAGCGAAATCCCGACCGGTAGCGTCGGGGCACGACAACGTAAAAGTAACATCGGTGGCTAAGGAGATGATGAAAGAGCATGGCCTGTCGGTTGACGATGTGATTAAGGGCTTAAAACGTTTGGGCAAAAAAGAAGTGGAAGCTGTGGTTAATGCACCCCAGGCAGCAACTGCCGCTATCCCGCAAAAAGAGGCTACACGCGACGAAGAACGTCAGCGTATGTCGAGCCTGCGACGAAAGTTAAGTGCACGCCTTGTTTCGGTGAAAAACGAAACAGCGATGCTCACTACTTTCAACGAGATCGACATGAGCTATGTAATGGATATGCGCAAAAAGCATCAGCAAAAATTTGTGGAAACCCACGGATTTAAACTAGGCTTTATGTCGTTTTTTACCAAGGCGGTTGCTACGGCCATGGATTTCCATCCGATGGTGAATGCGCAAATCGATGGCGAAGAAATTGTAATGCCTCAGTTTGTTGATGTGGGTATTGCGGTATCAACACCAAAAGGTTTGATGGTGCCCATTGTACGCAATGCTGAAAGTAAATCGATTCCTGCAATTGAACTCGAAATTAAAGAGCTGGCCGAAAAGGCACGAAATAAAAAAATTACGGTTGAAGAATTGCAGGGCGGCACATTTACCATAACCAATGGTGGCGTTTTTGGCTCGTTATTGTCGACACCAATTCTTAACCCGCCGCAATCAGGAATTCTGGGTATGCACAATATTGTTGAGCGACCTGTTGCAGTAAACGGCCAGGTGGTTATCCGCCCGATGATGTATGTTGCCTTGTCGTACGATCATCGTATTATCGATGGTAAAGATTCGGTAGGTTTCCTGGTGAAACTAAAAGAATTACTTGAGAATCCGGAGCGTTTATTTACCGGAGGAAAAGATGCCGGAGAGCTGATGCTGGGGATCTAG
- a CDS encoding 2-oxoglutarate dehydrogenase E1 component, protein MDKFSSVGNQEIEAIENLYQSYLEDPESVDKSWQQFFSGFELARKQYPEKPSGLKPDNIDKEFAILNLIHGYRQRGHLFTKTNPVRARRTYSPTLDIENFGLEKADLEKTFQAGNEIGIGAAKLKDIISHLEATYCRSVGVEYVYMRHPEVVQWLRERMESTQNSEEYTEEKRKHFFYHLKLAVGFENFIHKKFVGQKRFSLEGAEAIIPALDAVIERGAELGMEEFILGMAHRGRLNILANILEKPYQNIFKEFYGTEYEDDIAQGDVKYHLGYENEVVTDLGKKVKLKLVPNPSHLETVAPIVEGMVRSQIEYEYQRDYSKAAAIVIHGDAAIATQGVVYETVQMAQLPGYKTGGTIHLVINNQVGFTTPYIEARSSTYCTDVAKVTRSPVFHVNGDDVEALIWTIKLAMEFRQKFQSDVFVDILCYRKYGHNEGDEPRFTQPMLYKAISKHKNPRDIYADKLNELGIMTHEESREKIREFDQLLEGKYKESEKIEKLKIRKFLVKEYEQYEMPSKANFNEPVETGVGEETIRNIAEKIYTLPTDRPFFKKVNRIISDRKMMVHDNRLDWAMGELLAYGTLVAEGHPVRLSGQDTERGTFAHRHAAFVIEGTEDKYFPLKHVSEDQARFKVYNSPLSEYAVMGFEYGYALSEPNGLTIWEAQFGDFHNVAQVIIDQYITSAFEKWGLMNNLTLLLPHGFEGQGPEHSSARLERFLELSTNNNIQVVMPTTPANMFHLLRRQVKMKMRLPLVVFTPKSLLRHPMVHSTIEDMAEGHFNEIIDDPVAEPDLVEKVVFVTGRLYYDLAKYKSEHGISNTAVVRLEQIYPIPNKQINEILSKYSKSTELIWAQDEPENMGAWPFINRKLDYLGFKVVARPESASPAVGLMEKHKKGLDQILESVFKQKEVVAS, encoded by the coding sequence ATGGATAAATTTTCGTCTGTGGGAAACCAGGAAATCGAGGCGATTGAGAACCTATACCAGTCTTATCTTGAAGATCCGGAATCGGTAGATAAGAGTTGGCAACAGTTTTTTTCGGGTTTTGAACTGGCCCGAAAGCAATACCCTGAGAAACCATCGGGATTAAAACCCGATAATATCGATAAAGAATTTGCCATTTTAAATCTTATACATGGCTATCGTCAGCGTGGACACCTGTTCACCAAAACCAACCCTGTTCGTGCCCGTCGTACGTACTCTCCAACGCTCGATATTGAAAATTTCGGTTTGGAAAAGGCTGATCTTGAAAAAACATTTCAGGCCGGTAACGAAATTGGTATCGGTGCGGCAAAACTAAAAGACATTATTTCGCATCTGGAGGCCACTTATTGCCGGTCGGTTGGTGTTGAATACGTTTATATGCGGCATCCGGAAGTGGTGCAATGGTTGCGCGAGCGAATGGAAAGCACCCAAAACTCGGAAGAGTACACTGAAGAAAAACGAAAACACTTTTTCTATCACCTGAAGCTGGCTGTTGGCTTCGAAAATTTTATCCATAAAAAGTTTGTTGGGCAAAAGCGATTTTCGCTTGAAGGAGCGGAAGCAATAATTCCGGCACTTGATGCGGTTATTGAACGTGGTGCCGAACTGGGCATGGAAGAATTTATATTGGGAATGGCACACCGCGGACGTTTGAACATTTTGGCAAACATTCTGGAAAAGCCTTATCAAAATATATTTAAAGAATTTTACGGAACGGAATACGAAGATGATATTGCGCAGGGCGATGTAAAATATCACCTGGGTTACGAAAACGAAGTAGTAACCGATTTGGGCAAAAAAGTAAAACTGAAGTTGGTTCCCAATCCATCACACTTAGAAACGGTTGCTCCGATTGTAGAGGGGATGGTTCGTTCTCAGATTGAATACGAATACCAGCGCGATTACAGCAAAGCGGCTGCCATTGTTATTCATGGCGACGCGGCAATTGCAACGCAGGGTGTGGTTTACGAAACGGTTCAAATGGCGCAGTTGCCCGGGTACAAAACCGGTGGAACAATCCATTTGGTAATTAACAATCAGGTAGGATTTACCACTCCATATATTGAGGCACGATCGAGCACCTATTGTACCGACGTGGCCAAAGTAACGCGTTCACCGGTTTTCCATGTAAATGGCGACGATGTGGAGGCGTTGATCTGGACGATTAAACTGGCTATGGAGTTCCGTCAGAAGTTTCAATCCGACGTATTTGTCGATATTCTGTGTTACCGCAAATACGGACATAATGAAGGCGATGAACCGCGTTTTACGCAGCCTATGTTGTACAAAGCCATCTCAAAACATAAAAATCCACGCGACATTTATGCCGATAAACTCAACGAACTGGGAATTATGACGCACGAAGAATCGCGGGAAAAGATACGTGAGTTCGACCAGTTACTGGAAGGTAAATACAAGGAATCGGAGAAGATTGAAAAACTAAAGATTCGAAAATTCCTTGTAAAGGAGTACGAGCAATACGAAATGCCTTCGAAAGCCAACTTTAACGAGCCGGTTGAAACAGGCGTTGGAGAGGAAACCATTCGAAATATAGCTGAAAAGATTTATACGCTACCTACCGATCGGCCATTTTTCAAAAAGGTAAATCGGATTATTTCCGACCGGAAAATGATGGTTCACGATAACCGTTTGGATTGGGCAATGGGAGAGTTGCTGGCTTACGGAACACTGGTTGCCGAAGGTCATCCGGTGCGTTTAAGCGGTCAGGATACCGAACGCGGAACTTTTGCTCACCGTCATGCTGCTTTTGTCATTGAAGGCACGGAAGATAAATACTTCCCGCTAAAGCATGTGTCGGAAGACCAGGCGCGTTTTAAGGTGTACAACTCACCGCTGTCGGAATACGCGGTAATGGGATTTGAATACGGTTATGCTTTGTCGGAGCCAAACGGACTGACTATTTGGGAAGCCCAGTTTGGCGATTTCCACAATGTGGCACAGGTGATAATCGATCAGTATATTACTTCTGCCTTCGAGAAGTGGGGACTGATGAATAACCTGACACTGTTGTTACCTCATGGTTTTGAGGGGCAGGGACCGGAACACTCATCAGCACGTCTGGAGCGTTTCCTTGAGCTTTCGACAAACAACAATATTCAGGTGGTAATGCCAACCACACCGGCCAATATGTTCCACTTGTTGCGCCGCCAGGTGAAAATGAAAATGCGTTTGCCGCTGGTGGTGTTTACGCCAAAAAGTTTGTTGCGTCACCCGATGGTACATTCAACCATCGAAGACATGGCAGAAGGCCATTTTAATGAAATTATCGACGATCCGGTTGCTGAACCTGATTTGGTTGAAAAGGTGGTATTTGTTACCGGTCGTTTATATTACGATTTGGCAAAATACAAATCGGAGCACGGAATTTCGAATACGGCAGTTGTGCGTTTGGAGCAAATTTACCCGATTCCGAATAAACAGATCAATGAAATACTGAGTAAATATTCAAAATCGACCGAGTTGATTTGGGCACAGGACGAACCCGAAAATATGGGAGCGTGGCCGTTTATCAACCGCAAATTAGATTACCTTGGATTTAAAGTTGTTGCCCGTCCGGAAAGTGCCAGCCCTGCAGTTGGACTGATGGAAAAACACAAAAAAGGCCTCGACCAGATTCTGGAGTCTGTTTTTAAACAAAAAGAAGTTGTAGCGTCATAA
- a CDS encoding DUF4293 domain-containing protein, whose product MIQRIQTLFMLAAGMLIGSLYLQKFADIIVNDQLHIFNAFGIFKDEELLFSGLPLMILIGIIAVLHLVALFLYKKRILQIRILAFTIILMLGLFGLFFYFTYASFEEVKVAFKVAVALPLASIILDWLAIRAIGKDEALVRSLDRIR is encoded by the coding sequence ATGATTCAAAGAATTCAGACCTTGTTTATGCTGGCGGCCGGTATGCTAATCGGTTCGTTATATCTTCAGAAATTTGCAGACATCATCGTTAACGATCAGCTGCATATTTTTAATGCTTTTGGGATTTTTAAAGATGAGGAATTACTTTTTAGCGGTTTGCCGCTAATGATTCTGATTGGCATTATTGCAGTGCTTCATCTGGTGGCATTGTTTTTATACAAAAAACGTATACTTCAAATCCGCATTCTTGCATTTACAATAATACTGATGCTGGGGCTTTTCGGACTGTTCTTTTATTTCACCTACGCGAGTTTCGAGGAGGTAAAAGTGGCCTTTAAAGTAGCCGTTGCCCTGCCGCTTGCTTCTATTATCCTGGATTGGCTGGCTATTCGCGCCATCGGTAAAGACGAAGCTTTGGTAAGAAGCCTTGATCGGATAAGATAA
- a CDS encoding nucleotidyltransferase family protein, with translation MQAMLFAAGLGTRLKNETADKPKALVEVGGKPLLQHAIEKLSAGGASRIVVNVHHFATQVIDFINSRNWGVPVFISDESDKLLETGGGLKFASHLFSPDEPILIYNVDILSDINLQDVFAQHTQSSAIATLVVRQRKTQRYFKFDSEHNLVGWINKKTGETKISRSENFQEATEMAFSGIHIVEPEIFDFMPEEDRFSIVQVYLELAKTKNIKGYFDSSELWMDVGKPVQLEEARKVFK, from the coding sequence ATGCAAGCAATGCTATTCGCCGCCGGTTTGGGCACCCGTTTAAAAAACGAAACGGCCGATAAACCAAAAGCCCTGGTTGAAGTTGGCGGGAAACCCTTGCTGCAACATGCTATTGAAAAACTGAGTGCCGGTGGTGCATCGAGAATTGTGGTAAACGTTCATCATTTTGCCACACAGGTAATCGATTTTATAAATAGCAGGAATTGGGGTGTTCCGGTTTTTATCTCCGACGAAAGCGACAAACTTTTGGAAACAGGCGGCGGACTAAAATTCGCATCTCACCTCTTCTCCCCCGACGAACCGATACTTATTTATAATGTTGATATTCTGAGCGACATTAATTTGCAGGATGTTTTTGCCCAGCATACCCAATCAAGTGCAATTGCAACATTGGTAGTTCGTCAGCGCAAAACACAACGCTACTTTAAGTTCGATTCGGAGCACAACCTGGTGGGCTGGATCAATAAAAAAACGGGCGAAACAAAAATATCGCGATCAGAAAATTTCCAGGAAGCTACTGAAATGGCTTTTAGTGGAATTCATATTGTAGAGCCGGAGATTTTTGATTTTATGCCCGAAGAAGATCGTTTTTCCATCGTGCAGGTTTACCTCGAACTGGCAAAAACAAAAAATATTAAAGGCTACTTCGATAGTTCTGAATTGTGGATGGATGTTGGAAAACCGGTTCAGCTGGAAGAAGCACGAAAAGTTTTCAAATAA
- a CDS encoding HAD family hydrolase, translating to MKNIKLVATDLDGTFLKNDRTVSQANIDALHKLGEKQIVRVAATGRNLQKVKDVLPPDLPFDYVVFSSGAGVYNWQKKELIANQNIKVSSAQKLLSHFINRDVNFHAFYPVPDNHKHYYYRGKDDCEEFERYFKFNVAYAEPLKTDALPKSELCQFLIIIKQNEERFNHLKKEIEALCPEIRVIRASSPITPGFIWIEVFHHSVSKGNGVNEICKRLGISKDETMGLGNDYNDFDLLEYTMHSFLTDNSPHEIKDKYPIIPSNENDGFAYSVRSLLV from the coding sequence ATGAAAAACATAAAACTTGTTGCAACTGATTTGGATGGTACTTTTCTGAAAAACGACCGTACCGTTAGCCAGGCAAATATTGATGCTTTGCACAAACTGGGTGAAAAACAGATCGTTCGGGTTGCAGCAACGGGCCGGAATTTGCAGAAAGTTAAAGATGTTCTGCCGCCCGATCTGCCTTTCGATTATGTGGTATTTTCGTCGGGAGCAGGAGTTTACAACTGGCAAAAAAAAGAACTTATTGCTAATCAGAATATAAAAGTGTCGTCGGCACAAAAATTACTTTCACACTTTATTAACCGCGATGTAAACTTTCATGCTTTTTACCCGGTTCCTGATAATCACAAACATTATTACTACCGGGGAAAGGACGATTGCGAGGAGTTTGAACGTTACTTTAAATTTAATGTAGCGTATGCCGAGCCTTTAAAAACCGATGCTTTGCCAAAAAGTGAATTGTGCCAGTTTTTGATCATTATAAAACAGAACGAAGAACGGTTTAATCACCTGAAAAAGGAGATTGAAGCTTTGTGTCCTGAGATCAGGGTTATCCGTGCATCATCGCCAATTACACCGGGATTTATATGGATTGAGGTGTTTCATCATTCCGTATCGAAAGGAAACGGTGTAAATGAAATCTGTAAACGACTGGGAATTTCGAAAGACGAAACCATGGGGCTGGGGAACGATTACAACGACTTTGATTTGCTGGAATATACCATGCACTCGTTTTTAACCGACAACTCGCCACACGAAATAAAAGACAAATATCCGATCATCCCAAGCAATGAAAACGACGGCTTTGCCTACTCTGTTAGGTCGTTACTTGTATAA
- the dapB gene encoding 4-hydroxy-tetrahydrodipicolinate reductase, whose amino-acid sequence MRIALIGYGRMGKEIEKIAVSRGHEIGLTIDLDNQNDLTVENLKKCDVAIEFTIPASAVNNYKLCFEAGIPVVSGTTGWLDKKEEVYSKCAETDGTFFYGSNFSVGVNLFFELNKKLAELMAPRAEYSVEMTEVHHTKKLDAPSGTAISLAEDIIENLPAKDAWVNDETPADNEMNIKSERVGQVPGIHTVKYESEIDFIEITHSAKSRTGFASGAVLAAEYCLDNKGILTMKDLLKL is encoded by the coding sequence ATGAGAATTGCACTAATTGGCTACGGGAGAATGGGGAAGGAAATTGAAAAAATCGCGGTATCACGCGGTCACGAAATCGGCCTCACCATCGATCTCGATAATCAAAACGACCTTACGGTAGAGAATCTCAAAAAATGCGATGTTGCCATTGAATTTACTATTCCTGCATCGGCAGTAAATAATTATAAATTGTGTTTCGAGGCGGGCATTCCCGTTGTAAGCGGAACAACCGGCTGGCTCGATAAAAAAGAAGAAGTGTATAGTAAATGTGCCGAAACAGATGGTACATTTTTTTATGGAAGTAACTTTTCGGTGGGTGTTAACCTGTTTTTCGAGCTGAATAAAAAACTGGCCGAATTGATGGCCCCGCGTGCTGAATATAGTGTTGAAATGACCGAAGTTCACCACACGAAAAAGCTTGATGCCCCAAGTGGAACAGCAATTAGCCTGGCAGAAGATATTATTGAAAACCTTCCGGCAAAAGATGCCTGGGTGAACGATGAAACGCCTGCCGACAATGAAATGAACATTAAATCGGAGCGCGTTGGACAAGTGCCCGGTATTCATACCGTAAAATACGAATCGGAAATCGACTTTATTGAAATTACACACAGTGCAAAAAGTCGTACAGGATTTGCATCGGGGGCTGTACTGGCAGCCGAATATTGCCTTGATAATAAAGGTATTCTAACAATGAAAGACTTACTAAAATTATAA